One segment of Paramormyrops kingsleyae isolate MSU_618 chromosome 8, PKINGS_0.4, whole genome shotgun sequence DNA contains the following:
- the rpn1 gene encoding dolichyl-diphosphooligosaccharide--protein glycosyltransferase subunit 1: MWGWFKALLRLLCFLSLFCCTVRAEVSLVNDEVKRTVDLSTHLAKISTEVLLSNQGGSAAHSFVVALEADLAPHLAYIGVSVNDEEEKDRPLELKEVRVKGQSGVFFEVQLPSPLAGGSKLQLQVETVLSHVLRPFPLHINQAERQLVVFQANHYLYSPYPTTTQTTRVRLASKNVESYTKLGNPTKSDENIEYGPFYDVPPYSQDAMKIHYENNSPFLTISSITRTIEVSHWGNIAVEETIDLRHTGAFLKGPFSRYDYQRQSDSGISSVKSFKTILPASAQDVYYRDEIGNISTSHLLVLEDSVEVEVRPRFPLFGGWKTHYIIGYNLPSYEYLYTLGDQYALKMRLVDHVYDDQVIDHLTVKIILPEGARNIHLDTPYPIDRMPDQLHYTYLDTFGRPVLVASKKNLVEQHIQDVVIHYTFNKILMLQEPLLVVGAFYIMFFTVIIYVRLDFSITKDPAAEVRMKVASITEQVLTLVNKRLGLYRHLDEAVNRYKQSRDTGALNSARKAMEAEHRSLTTDVGALQGRLKAEGSDLAEKVGEVQKLDGQVKELVCRSCQEAERLVAGKVKKEAYIESEKTLAGKRLELVTRIDSLLDAL; this comes from the exons ATGTGGGGCTGGTTTAAGGCTTTGTTGCGTCTTCTGTGCTTTTTGTCGCTGTTCTGCTGCACAGTGAGAGCTGAAGTCTCTCTTGTAAACGACGAGGTGAAGCGTACAGTGGACCTGAGCACACACCTAGCTAAGATCAGCACCGAAGTGCTACTGTCCAACCAGGGAGGCTCCGCAGCGCACAGCTTTGTAGTGGCACTTGAGGCCGATCTGGCCCCTCATCTCGCCTACATCGGAGTGTCT GTGAACGATGAAGAAGAAAAGGACAGACCTTTGGAGCTTAAGGAGGTCAGAGTCAAAGGCCAGAG TGGAGTGTTTTTTGAGGTGCAGTTGCCATCTCCACTGGCAGGGGGCAGTAAGCTGCAGCTGCAGGTAGAAACAGTGCTGAGCCATGTGCTTCGGCCATTTCCCTTGCACATCAACCAGGCTGAGCGGCAACTGGTGGTGTTCCAGGCCAACCATTACCTGTACTCCCCCtaccccaccaccacccaaaCCACACGTGTTCGGCTCGCCTCCAAAAACGTGGAAAGCTACACAAAGCTGGGAAACCCCACCAAGAGTGATGAGAATATTGAGTACGGCCCCTTCTACGATGTTCCTCCTTACAGCCAG GATGCCATGAAAATCCACTATGAGAACAACTCCCCTTTCCTTACCATCAGTAGCATCACCCGTACCATCGAGGTGTCTCATTGGGGTAATATTGCAGTGGAAGAGACCATTGACTTGCGGCATACAGGGGCTTTCCTAAAGGGACCTTTCTCACGCTATGACTACCAGCGGCAATCTGACAGTGGCATCTCTTCTGTTAAATCCTTCAAG ACCATCCTCCCTGCTTCTGCTCAGGACGTGTACTACCGGGATGAGATAGGCAACATCTCCACCTCCCACCTGTTGGTTCTGGAAGATTCTGTGGAGGTGGAGGTGCGGCCTCGCTTCCCACTTTTTGGTGGCTGGAAGACCCATTACATCATCGGCTACAACTTGCCCAGCTACGAGTATCTCTACACACTGG GTGATCAGTACGCTCTGAAGATGCGTCTGGTGGACCACGTTTATGATGACCAGGTTATCGACCACCTCACAGTTAAGATCATCCTTCCTGAGGGGGCGAG GAACATTCACTTAGACACCCCTTACCCCATTGACCGCATGCCCGACCAGCTGCATTATACTTACCTGGACACCTTTGGCCGTCCTGTGCTGGTGGCCTCCAAGAAAAACCTGGTTGAGCAGCACATCCAGGACGTGGTG ATTCACTACACCTTCAATAAGATCCTGATGCTGCAGGAGCCTCTTCTGGTAGTTGGGGCTTTCTACATCATGTTCTTCACCGTCATCATTTATGTTCGACTAGACTTCTCCATCACCAAG GATCCTGCTGCTGAGGTCCGCATGAAGGTGGCCTCCATCACGGAGCAGGTGCTCACGCTAGTCAACAAGCGGCTGGGCCTGTACCGTCACCTGGACGAGGCTGTGAACCGCTACAAACAGTCACGTGACACAGGTGCGCTGAATAGCGCCCGCAAGGCCATGGAAGCAGAGCATCGCTCCTTGACCACTGACGTCGGAGCCTTACAGGGACGCCTCAAGGCTGAGGGCTCTGATCTGGCAGAAAAG GTGGGTGAGGTGCAGAAGCTGGATGGCCAGGTGAAGGAGCTGGTCTGCCGCTCCTGTCAGGAGGCAGAACGTCTGGTGGCCGGTAAAgtgaagaaggaggcctacATTGAGAGTGAGAAGACCCTGGCCGGCAAGAGGCTGGAGCTGGTCACCCGCATTGACAGCCTGCTGGACGCCCTGTGA